aaaactaacattaaatatgtatttctcaaaaaatacattagaaattgaattttgatgctaTTTTTTGCAAGTATGAttagaaaaatgagatattattattcttaaaatttggtgattttttgttaagtatatatttttttgtgattttttaaaagtattattagttgttaacaaaaaaattataaaaaaataatatacttaatgaaaaatcaccaaattttaagaataataatatctcaattttataattattcttacaaaaaattgcatcaaaattcaatttctaaagcattttttgaaaatatatatttactgttcggtatttttgttgtgtttttaaattatttaaaggtATTTTTGTCGATAGTAAAATCCGGGTGTATTTTTGTCAGCGTTTGAATAATTCAGGGGCGTTTTTAGTGGTTAACCCTAGAAACTTTGTATAATGTCATGCTGTTTGGTGACCTGAAAAGCTAAAACAGATATATCggcgcccgacctcttctccaCCGTTAGCGCCGCCACGGCCATTGCCACAACCTTGTTCTTAATCTGCAAGTCTCGTCTCATGCACGAAAAGAACCTCACAACACACCATCGCCAACAACCCAAACGCAATCCCGAACAACCCAAACGCGATCCGCGTGCTATTCGTTTCCCAAATcggaacttcaaaagccctagCGACGCGCCTCTGCGATTTGTTAGAGTCGGAAGGCGTCGTTTTGGAGCTCGTAGATGCCCGGAATTACGAGCCCGAAGCCCTACCCAAGGAGAACCTCGTCGTCCTCGTTGCTTCAACTTCGGAAGTTTGGAACCTATCTCCCCTATCTCCCGCACGAAATTTCTTCCTCAGTCACGACCTACCTTGGGGAGCAAAGTTCTTCCTCAATTGGATCAAGAAAAAAGCGAACGCCTTTAAGGTTGGAGCGTTTGTTGTGAATGCTTGCAGTTTCAGTGCCTTTGTGGTGGGCAGAGAGGTTACTGAAGGTGGGAAGAATTTGATGGCTAAGGCCGCGAATGAGATTAGGGATTTGGGGCACACTGCTGAATGGAATGCGGATTTTAACAGCTGGTGGGGAAGTGTTGTTGCGGTTTTGCAAGGTGCTGTTTTGGGAATATGCGGGGAATCTGAACCTGAGGTCCGTTTCTGCATCCTCTTATCCTTATATAACTATGCcgtttctatttattattatcatcacACTGCAGAGCTCTCTATTTAATAGTTAATTGTTTTCCTAATTCCAGGATGTTGGTTCTTCTGATCTAAAGCTATCCATGACACAGCGTTTATATTTGTTGGTGGATAATGACGATTTTGTAACAAAGCAAACCGAGCCTTATGTGAGCTTCTCTAGTACCACCAGTTACAGGATGTTAACTATCCCTGAGGACAACTATATGAAGAATGGCACTGTTGAACCTGAAGAAGTATGTCATATACCTGCCCAATGGCCTCTTAGAGATGATCTATTGATCTACAACGGTGTGTTACCAAATTTTCAAGGATTTTGTTCTGTTGGTCGCTGCTTTTACTTTGCTGGTGATGTTCATAGTCTTTTAACACATCCGAACGTGGGTGACGATTGGCGCTACTCAAAGCTGTGGTGCCTTAAGTATGAGGATTCTACTTGGGTTTGGAGTCTATGTGGAACCATGTTCTGCTCCGAATTAAGTCCCTTAGTAGTCCCATACGATGGCAAATTGTGCATGTTTGGGGGTGAGTATGGAATTGGAATTTGGGTTGAGATCTATAGCCTAAAATCAGGTCTGTGGGAAAAAAGGGAAGTGCCCCGTAGTGCTCTCTTCTCAGATCACTCGTTCCCTAGCTCGTACTTTCTGTGGGAGGACAGCACCAAGAGTCGCAAGAAGACCCTCATTGTATTGTATTCTTTTGATGATAATCATCAGTTGCTCATGTCATATGACGTCAAGGCTAACAGATGGGAAGAAGTTGAGTGTAATTTTCCGCCAGTTCCTGAATTTTGTCCTAGAAAATTAGTTCGTTTGGGATGTAGCCATTATCTTCTGATTGTAGACTTCGCTCCAACGTGGTTTATTTATGACTTGTCTGAGAAGCAGGTTGTGGCAAAAGTGGCCGTGGATGGtttggaggaggaggaggaggaggatgtgcgggtatcaaatattttttgttgCCAACACAATAGCAAAGAAAGTTTGATTTATATATTCACGGAACCTGATGAacaggaagaggaagaattTCCGTTTGTTTCTTATGCCAGAGTCAGGCTCCAACTTCGAACTTTTTCTGCCAAGATTGAATCCAAGGGTTATCTTAGAGTTGGTTCTCATTACAAATACAATATGTGAGTATGCGCTTCTCTTTAAACTTGTTTCACCCTATCCATTGATTAAGCTTTCATATTTACTTGTTTAACTCGGTGGACAGATTTGCTGCTGGAGATGAAGGCAATAAAGAGAAGACTGTAGTTTAGTATACCGGTGTGGTCGATATTAGGAATTAGAATTTCACCATCAATGACAAGTAGCCAAAGAAAGAATACCAAAGTCATATGAAAGCTCTAACCACCTTGAATCCAACTTTGTTTCCAAGACATGCATGCCAATCTGCCTTTCTACAAGTATACAAATATATTTACCTCTTTGGCCCTGAAACACAGGACTCAACATCTCCCAAGTCTAAGTGCAATTCAGATGTATATACTCTTTTATCACCATCCTGGAAAGCAAGCACtgattatttaatataaaatactataataattatgttcaaataaaattatttatctatttttattatataaaaaaagttaatacTAAATTATTGTGAGATAAATTTATGCCATATAATTAtcttttatgaaaaatattaggatctcatcagaatttattattttaagtcGTTAGTTAATcatcaatatttaaaagtatgggttaaaatatattgttaaatttttagCATTTTTTATTGTGTCATGTCAACTATTTTGAATAGGTgacaattacaaaaaaaaaatcttaccaTTGGATCATGTggctattttttttgttatggaaGTAGAAGTGGTGATATTCTttaatattgtaattttttgtgttttttaaaacTGTGAGAAGTATacaaatcggaccctccgatttttgtacttcaaattttttaatttttttaacacaaatcggacggtccgatttgtgtacctctagaaatcggacggtccgatttctgTACCTTTAGTAAATCGGGTGGTCCAATTTCTACTTCTTTAGTTAAACGATTCTATATTTGAGTATAACACCCCAACAATccacatttaaaaaaaacatcACTACCactccaatattaaaaataaaaagttctgGATCATGTTACTCATTTTAAATAGGTGGCattcattaaaaaaatcttttttattatatttaattttttatagaaaaatattttattaattaataaccttaattaattgaatttacTACAAATCATTGAACATTTTAATTATGAAGTAATGGTTAATGGTAATTAACatctatattaaaataataacaataataattttcCGTATTATTATTATGATCTACTTATGTATATAATCAACAATACTCTTATTATCTTCATccattttattatttcttacaTGAATAGCCAAAAATTTCTTCAACGACTTTTAACTTTGgtacaagatcaaaattataacatatataaacaATATTCTGTTTCTCTTAATTAGCGCTGAGATTTGCaaatttttaagatatttttggTTGGCTGTGCATTTTTTTCTACATTTCATTTatttagaattttataaaaaaaatattgaaaataaaagttgacaaaattaaaaatatttatgaatatcaaataaaatgaaatatgagttatattttacattatatacaattttggataaaatatattttttattctttaagtttgccaaaaattttagaattattcttaaactttattttattttaattttatgtctgaaattttttatttgtatcaaaacaactaatttttttttaaaaaagtttatgGACTAAAATTCTTAGTCTAAAATTGACTTTGCCAGGGTCTTCAATAACCAGATTATGAAAGACGCGTTTCACTTTCACCTATCATAGTGGTGATTTCATTTTTCAAGTACCTGAGATGAATCTCTTGTaactttttctttatcaatCAATCAGTATTGCCATATTCTGTTTCTGGTGATCAACCACAAGAAGAGATCAACAGAAGATTCCTTGAAGACTTCTGAGTAACTTGGGAAAGCAAATTGAGGTATGGTTTCATGAATTCATATATACCTTGCAAAACTTTTTCTTAAGACCAGTAGCATATATATGTAGGTGTAGTCAGCTATCCGAATCAaatgatttgttgttgttatatATGATAAGAAACAATTGTTTATACCTACAGAAAGGGGGAAATTTTGGAGTAATACATCATCACCTTGCACTTGCTGCCATATCTGTGTTTGTGAGCTTTCTAATGGGTCATCAGGGACATGTTCTGACGAGGAAACCAGAACATCTTAGGAGGAAACTGGAGACAAAAGTTGAGCAATTACGAGAACAAGTAAAGAACAGAGTTCAAGTTGATGGAACTGAAGGCGGTTCTTTTATGCAGTTGGACTTTGAATCAAGAGAAAGCACTTTCAATGGAATCTTGGAAGCCTTACAAGATGATAGCATCTCCTGTGTGGCATTGTATGGCATGGGTGGAGTAGGAAAGACAACCTTAGCCATGCATATAGGTAAAACAGTAAAGGAGATGAACATGTTTGACCTTGTTCTACCTGTTCATGTGACAACAGCTGAAAATGTCAAGAGGATTCAAGGTGACATAGCTGCCGGGTTAGGACTTCTATTGTGAGAGGAATCCGATCTAGCTGACAGACAGAGACAACTATCACTTAGATTAAGAAATGAAGAACATGTACTCATAATTTTGGATGATTTATGGCATAAGCTTGATCTGCAAAAGATTGGGATTTTGAACAATCACTGTAAAGTCCTCTTAACTACGAGAAGTCAACAAGTTGCATATTTGATGGGATGTCAACGCAGCTTTCATCTATTTCTTTTAACTTTGGAAGAAAATTGGGATTTGTTCAAGAGGCGCGCAGGCATCCATGATGATCGGTTCGAGCCGGACTTACTTGCTATAGCAAAGGAAGTTTCAGCACATTGTGAAGGATTACCACTTGCCATTTCAATATTGGGGTCAGCTCTAAGAGCAAGAACTGTTGACCTGTGGAAACAAGTCTTAAAAGATTTAATGAGTTCAAGAAGGAAGGGTTTGAATTGGGAAGATGATAGTACTAATTTTATAATCCAGATAATAGTGGTGATCTATAATATTATACTTGCAAGCAAAGAAGCTAAAATCACATTCTTAATATGTGGTATGTATCCAGCAGATCATGAAATTCTCATTGAAGATCTGTTCCAACATGCAATTAGACTAAGGTTGTGCAGCAAAACTGATGTGACTGCAGCCATCACTAGCCTCAAGGACTCTAGCTTGTTGATGCCTTCCATTACAAGTAAAGACCATGTGCTAATGCATGACTTGGTCCGTTATGCTGCTAGGAAGATAATCTTTAAAGAGAATCCTACCAACAGAGACAATATCAGTGAGTTTATGAATGCACTTTATAATGAGGAACATTTTCAATGGCAAGAGAAATTACATCGACTTCTTTGTCGGTTGTATGGTGCAACTGAGTATCCAGAAACTTCTTCTTCAAGAAGTTCGGAGCTCCAAGTCGCGCAGTCCTACTCCTCTACAATTCCTAGGCCATCAGGGAAGATGGTGGATTTGTATGGATTGTGTCAGGTTGACAAATCATTCCttccactgctcaaagaagcaTGCACCAAGAATCCAAATCTGATAGAAAGCCAGAGAAAACACTCTGAAATGTTAAGGCAGAGTGCTTTTGATAGCTTAGGGAGGTTGTTGTTTCTGTTGCATAATGTTAGGATTCGAGATTGGATAAACCATAAGCAAGAACTGCAGATGTTTTGGGAGCAGGCAAAGCTCATGAAGTTCGATTTGGAATGGTTGAGTCCTACTATGGAACGAGTCCTATCTTCGGCCGATCTTGCAAGGATCGAAGCATTGCGTGAGGAAGAGAAGTATTGGAATGAAGAAGCTTCTAAGCTAAGAGAGAAACTCAAGATTGTGGAGGACAAAGCTGTAGTCATTAGAACTGAGATTGTCCTCACAGAGTCTAAGTTGGATGGTTTTGCAATTGGTTATGGTTCAGAGGCTGGGATTGTTTCCAAGGTCAGTCCTTGGAGGAAAATTTTTCTATTTAGATAATAAAATTCTTGAGATCTTAATGAATATAGCTAGTGTATTACTTATTAGCTAAGTTATGGCATGTTGATTTGTACTTCTTGTTATTCACTTTTACTAGTTCTTCTTATCATACATCTAATGTAATTAATCATTTATtattaagaattttatatgcttttaACTCATGTTAACTGTTATGtcatataaatatttaatcatGTTGATAGAACATGTTTATttgaataacaataacaataacaacaacaatcagaATACAAAGTACAATGTGCAGCCATATCATATGAAAcgaaattaaaatacaaaaagatGTTATAGCAAATATTACTTGGAGAAACCTTGAACTACTTGGATGATAGAACATGCTGTCTGAATGACAGTTAATATAAGAAGAGCAATTCCAGCAACAGAAGCCACCGTCTTCCATGGAGTGTTGCAGTAATCGCGCCTCAAAGTTGCTACTTTTCTGAGACAAGGATGTTCACAGAAATCATTCAAGTCTTTACAGATACGAAGATACTCGGCATTAAAAGTTTCATGGATAATGTTCTTCCCAAGACCATTGAACAATTTAGCCACAGCCTTGCTATCACCTAACCAATTGATGATTATTCCCTTGTTAACCAAGAAATCAACATCTTTCTCTGTGTTAATAAGGTAATCAAGGACTGCAGTGTAATCAGTGATGTAGGACTCATCAGGATAGTAGCATTGTTCCAAAGCCACCATATTCCTCAACCAAATTTCAGTTTTATCCTCTAATTCAATCTGTGGAATTTCAAGAGTGCGGCCTGAAAATTTCAAGTCAAGTAAGCATAGACTCCTTTTGTTTATTACCTTAAACTTCACTCCTGCTTCATGTAACTGGATTGCACTCTTAAGGAATGGCAGAGTTTCCTTATTCCTTGAAAGTGGACTTATAGATTGTTTCAAGTGAAAGGTTCTTAACAGATCTGTA
The Arachis stenosperma cultivar V10309 chromosome 7, arast.V10309.gnm1.PFL2, whole genome shotgun sequence genome window above contains:
- the LOC130940345 gene encoding uncharacterized protein LOC130940345, whose translation is MAKAANEIRDLGHTAEWNADFNSWWGSVVAVLQGAVLGICGESEPEDVGSSDLKLSMTQRLYLLVDNDDFVTKQTEPYVSFSSTTSYRMLTIPEDNYMKNGTVEPEEVCHIPAQWPLRDDLLIYNGVLPNFQGFCSVGRCFYFAGDVHSLLTHPNVGDDWRYSKLWCLKYEDSTWVWSLCGTMFCSELSPLVVPYDGKLCMFGGEYGIGIWVEIYSLKSGLWEKREVPRSALFSDHSFPSSYFLWEDSTKSRKKTLIVLYSFDDNHQLLMSYDVKANRWEEVECNFPPVPEFCPRKLVRLGCSHYLLIVDFAPTWFIYDLSEKQVVAKVAVDGLEEEEEEDVRVSNIFCCQHNSKESLIYIFTEPDEQEEEEFPFVSYARVRLQLRTFSAKIESKGYLRVGSHYKYNIFAAGDEGNKEKTVV